Proteins encoded together in one Quercus lobata isolate SW786 chromosome 3, ValleyOak3.0 Primary Assembly, whole genome shotgun sequence window:
- the LOC115981656 gene encoding cytosolic sulfotransferase 5-like produces the protein MRTQQPSIPPPLPKYLKEDEVTQECRNFISSLPREKGWVANDLHQYQGCWINTRYMQGVLSFQKHFQAHDTDIILVTTPKAGTTWLKALLFSLVNRVHNPNPQKHHPLLTNNPHVLVPFLDINLYTENQVPDLTSFASPRLFSTHLPYVSLPMSTKDSACKIVYLSRNPKDTFVSLWHFTNSLRSPASIGPNSLQEAFDKFCRGVSLYGPYWDHVLGYWKESLENPERVLFFKFEEMKEQPTAHLRKLAEFLGCPLSPEEEAKGVGDDILRLCSFDNLSNLEVNRSGKLSSGEENSKFFRRGEVGDWVNHLTNEMIEKLDRITQEKFHGTELKF, from the coding sequence ATGCGTACACAGCAACCATCTATTCCTCCTCCTCTTCCCAAATACTTGAAAGAAGATGAAGTGACCCAAGAATGCAGAAACTTCATATCCTCCTTACCCAGAGAGAAAGGCTGGGTTGCAAATGACCTCCATCAGTACCAAGGTTGTTGGATCAATACTAGGTACATGCAAGGTGTTCTATCATTCCAAAAACACTTCCAAGCTCATGACACTGATATCATCCTCGTTACCACTCCCAAAGCCGGCACCACTTGGTTGAAAGCTCTCTTGTTTTCCTTGGTGAACCGTGTGCACAATCCCAACCCTCAAAAACACCACCCTCTCCTCACGAATAATCCTCATGTTCTTGTACCCTTCTTGGATATCAATCTCTACACTGAAAACCAAGTCCCAGACCTCACTTCCTTTGCCTCTCCAAGGCTCTTTTCAACTCATTTACCTTATGTGTCACTACCAATGTCTACAAAGGACTCGGCTTGCAAGATTGTGTATTTGAGTAGGAACCCTAAGGACACTTTTGTGTCACTTTGGCACTTCACAAACAGCTTGAGATCACCAGCAAGTATAGGCCCCAATTCACTTCAAGAGGCTTTTGATAAGTTTTGTAGGGGAGTGAGTTTGTATGGGCCTTATTGGGACCATGTTTTGGGCTATTGGAAGGAAAGCTTAGAAAACCCTGAaagggtacttttttttaagtttgaagaAATGAAAGAGCAGCCCACTGCCCATTTGAGGAAACTAGCTGAGTTCTTGGGCTGTCCTTTATCCCCAGAAGAAGAGGCAAAAGGTGTAGGGGATGATATCCTAAGGTTGTGTAGTTTTGACAATTTGAGCAACTTGGAGGTGAATAGAAGTGGAAAATTGTCATCTGGGGAGGAGAATAGCAAATTTTTTCGGCGAGGCGAGGTTGGAGACTGGGTGAACCATTTGACAAATGAGATGATTGAAAAATTAGACCGTATCACCCAAGAGAAGTTTCATGGTACAGAATTGAAATTCTAG
- the LOC115979612 gene encoding E3 ubiquitin-protein ligase At3g02290, producing MMACLCSCFQDKDPEEILDGSSHRNISHHNSPIHKFFDKYASFFCNGQMNAPPLSHQEVASSTPNGAPETILSPPTTLAFHSDLRQANVQWDGLVTGHQKGAGVLHSETQLRGNSIQIGQDLVTQSDCGEKSKKCHSESPKKISLKNREAGYVYDHALQEEEDVCPTCLEEYTPENPKIMTHCSHHYHLSCIYEWMERSETCPVCCQVLTFDETK from the exons ATGATGGCTTGTCTTTGTAGTTGCTTTCAAGACAAGGACCCTGAAGAAATTTTAGATGGATCCAGTCATAGAAACATCAGCCATCATAATTCCCCTATTCATAAGTTCTTTGATAAG TATGCATCTTTCTTCTGCAATGGGCAAATGAATGCCCCCCCTTTGTCCCATCAGGAGGTAGCTTCTTCAACTCCAAATGGGGCACCTGAAACTATTTTATCTCCTCCTACAACTTTGGCATTTCATTCTGATTTGAGACAAGCCAATGTGCAATGGGATGGACTTGTAACAGGACACCAAAAAGGTGCAGGCGTTTTGCACAGTGAAACACAACTCAGAGGTAATAGTATTCAAATTGGCCAAGACCTTGTAACTCAGTCAGATTGCGGAGAGAAATCAAAAAAATGTCACTCAGAGTCTCCAAAGAAGATATcattgaaaaatagagaagctgGATATGTTTATGACCATGCATTACAAGAAGAGGAGGATGTTTGTCCTACATGTCTTGAAG AATACACTCCTGAAAATCCTAAGATTATGACACATTGTTCTCACCATTACCACCTTAGTTGTATATATGAATGGATGGAGAGAAGCGAAACCTGTCCAGTTTGTTGCCAG GTGTTGACATTTGATGAAACAAAGTAA
- the LOC115981442 gene encoding uncharacterized protein LOC115981442, giving the protein MVACSWLCERRNKEEACEVSNPKKGRKFKNFIWQLNCPSKIKQFMWRAYKNILPTIYCLKLRKIPIEDACGVCGKVESSGHALWDCEVAGAIWRESKLPLPSFKTSLCDFMDVVWEIWEEKREIIWECFATTAWCIWKNRNSLKFEGRGKAVKTLVKEAKLLVEEFSSKKIKEKQPMLSRTQAWSPPSEGWYKVNVDGVVFRESNSCGIGVVIRNVQGQIMGAMSKKLNLPLGVVEVEAKAFEEGLQLAGDLGLKQVILKGDAQIVTNALFGKCLPPTSIQMIITGARRWRHTVQEWKVSYVRRTRN; this is encoded by the coding sequence ATGGTTGCATGTAGCTGGTTGTGTGAAAGAAGGAACAAGGAGGAAGCATGCGAGGTGTCGAATCCAAAAAAGGGTAGAAAGTTCAAGAATTTTATTTGGCAATTGAATTGCCCAAGTAAGATTAAACAATTTATGTGGAGGGCATACAAGAATATTCTCCCTACGATCTACTGCCTTAAGCTTAGGAAAATTCCCATAGAGGATGCATGTGGGGTGTGTGGAAAGGTGGAGTCTTCAGGGCATGCTCTGTGGGATTGTGAGGTGGCTGGGGCTATTTGGAGGGAGTCAAAACTACCTTTGCCTAGTTTCAAAACTTCACTGTGTGACTTCATGGATGTTGTGTGGGAGATTTGGGAAGAGAAGAGGGAGATCATTTGGGAGTGTTTTGCTACTACAGCATGGTGTATATGGAAGAATAGGAACTCCTTAAAGTTTGAAGGTCGGGGCAAGGCAGTGAAGACACTTGTCAAGGAAGCCAAGTTACTGGTGGAAGAATTcagttcaaaaaaaataaaagaaaaacaacctATGCTGTCGAGAACTCAGGCCTGGAGTCCTCCTAGTGAGGGGTGGTACAAAGTTAACGTGGATGGGGTGGTGTTTAGGGAGTCTAACAGCTGTGGAATTGGAGTTGTAATTCGAAATGTCCAAGGCCAAATTATGGGTGCTATGAGTAAAAAGCTGAATCTACCTTTAGGGGTTGTAGAAGTGGAAGCGAAAGCGTTTGAGGAAGGTTTACAGCTAGCAGGGGACCTTGGGCTTAAGCAAGTAATCTTGAAAGGTGATGCTCAGATTGTCACCAATGCTCTGTTTGGTAAATGCTTGCCGCCAACTTCAATCCAAATGATTATTACTGGAGCTAGGCGATGGAGGCATACGGTCCAGGAATGGAAGGTTAGCTATGTCCGTAGAACAAGAAATTAG